Within the Salvia hispanica cultivar TCC Black 2014 chromosome 4, UniMelb_Shisp_WGS_1.0, whole genome shotgun sequence genome, the region CTACTCTAAATGATATATATAAGTAGTGTACCAACTACAAAaatgtttattactataaacaACTAGGTCACAACATTGAAGAactcatataaaatattataagtaGTATAactcatataaaatattgtgtcacctttatttcatattaatacaaaaattttaaagtttacaTAAATCACACagaaaatttcatatataaatttcataaatcacACAGAAAAACTACCAGCCAGCACCAACTCTACTCTAAATGATATATATAAGTAGTGTACCAACTACAAAaatgtttattactataaacaACTAGGTCACAACATTGAAGAactcatataaaatattataagtaGTATAactcatataaaatattgtgtcacctttatttcatattaatacaaaaattttaaagtttacaTAAATCACACagaaaatttcatatataaatttcataaatcacACAGAAAAACTACCAGCCAGCACCAACTCTACTCTAAATGATATATATAAGTAGTGTACCAACTACAAAaatgtttattactataaacaACTAGGTCACAACATTGAAGAactcatataaaatattataagtaGTATAactcatataaaatattgtgtcacctttatttcatattaatacaaaaattttaaagtttacaTAAATCACACAGAAAATTTCATTGTGTTTCAATTTAGTACATTCCGTTATACGTGTTTAAATGACGTTAGCTTTTTATTTACGTGACGCACaaaccataaaacaattatGGAATTTTTTTGTACTAATATGAAATAATGATGAAGCATTTTGTACTTTATAtaagtaaaaatttaaaaccgtTTAAACACATATAAGGAATGTACTAAACTGAAATACGAATGAAACTTTTGTAAAGTTTATGtaaacttcaaattttttgtattaatacGAAATGAATGTGAAACATTACGTATGAGTTACGTACGTgagtaatgataaacaaccaaattttgtacaaccaaaacaagattgtattagtaattttgatgtgttaattaaatattaaaataataaatatagttagttaacaaattaaaaacaatttattagtcTTTGgccttatttttaatttttaatttttatatttaaattatttctctattattttttaaatttgaattaaagtatacattaattacattttatggttcaaaaaaatttaaaaagttatacacaaataccataatattatgcacgttccctatactatatatatgtctatactttttaattaaatatataaataaattaatttttttttctcaaataaattaatttttggttgtacaaaatttgattgcaTAGACttattgcatatatatatatatccctAACACACAAGTTGAGATTTTCCTTTCTTCCGCGCACGTGTTTTACTTCTTTGCTGCTGTAATCATTAGCAGGAAGAAGTCGAGTAACCAAGGATCTTGTCTCATTTTATCGTCACTGATTTCCTTTTAATCATCATACTTtagatattttatgtttagatTAAAATCACATGTTCAATGGACTATAACAATAAAAGTACGAGGATTTTAATATGCATGATTAGGCATGTTGGTCCGTTTTGGTGGAGAGTGGAATACAGAAGAGTCCAAGCTTTGCTTTCGattcaaatccaaatattttgcttcttttcataatatttataatttgttttgttttttcttcttttatttttttaaacatttttttcttactttctaTGTcttaggagtatattttattgaaaagtggaaaaaaaaaacaattataacaACGTATCTCACATCCAAGGGGCGGACCTACATGAAGGTAACAAGGTGCTCAAGAGCATCGGCAGCACTGAGACGAGCTCGCACGCATCAGCCCCACGTGGCTACGACGATCAAGTGAAATCGTTACGAGGTCGGCTACAACGATCTTCCAACACATTCACGCAAAgagataattgaaattaataaacttTAGAAAACATTGCTCcttataatattttgtaagTCTGTTCCTGCTCACATTCATGTAAAGAGatatataaaactagtacATAAGTCCGATAAGCTATTGCTCCTTCATCAATTGATTTTAGGatgaaatactattaatttctATTATCCCAAATCTCCATCCAAAGAGTTATTCCTCCTATCATCAATTGGTTTAATGCTGCCAGGCAACTGCGCCCTCCGCCACTCTCGTCCTTGCCACTGTCTAGCTCATGCACGGAGTACACGAAAGTATATTTGTCTTGAGATTAATTAGGTTTCTCAAGCTTCCTATCTATTACTTGCTTCAGTAACctaatatacatattttatttatcaagattctctctctccacctaaAAATCACTTGCTTTGTACTACCactgatttttatttgttgggaTGTCACCATTCTCAATTAGACAATagcataattaatttgatttaactAGAAACATATGTGCACGTGacatgaaatataaatgattTTCATGTATATGTTTAAAAAAGAACAGTAATcctctaaaatagaaatacgAATTCAAAATCCATCAATACTAGCTAGtagtccctccgtccctctgGCTACGTCATATTACTTTTTATAGCTAcgtcatattcctttttggattaTCCCATTTGAGTcacttatcttattttattttctatccGTCCGATTTCTACCTGTTTCTTTTCTACTATACACTCCTTTTGCTtaacttaaaacattttttcttaaattcgtgtcgaaaagaaacgcGTCTACTACATGGAGATCGGGGAGTACCTTTATTGATCAAATCCAATCAACCATATCCACCTCACCCAACTaaacatcaataaattaaattaccaaTTCAAACTTATACAAACGATGCTATATTGTTGTGGTACCTAATTCTAATCAAACCAATCATATAGTATTAGTACCTTCTTAACTTCcacaaaaacacataaaaaaacaaatacatattATACCACATCAAAAGCCCTAAAACCGAACATCAGAGTAAACCACATAAATCTTGTACTCAAGCACCGCATAATTCTTCGCCACATCGAAAGAATACGTGCTCGTGGTCGCATACCCACGCGCCAGCCGGAAAACGCCGGTCCCGCCAATCACCGGCAGCTCACGCGCCGGCAGGAGCACCTCGTTCCTCCCGGCGACGCTGACGGTGCTCCCGTTGTACTTCCCCGACGCGAAGACGAAGTTCAGGTTGACCGCGACAGCGTTGACCATCAAGTCGGCCGACACGGTGAGCCCCTGCACTCTCCCCACGGCGGCCGAGTTGATGTCCGCCCCCACCGTCACGAGGTCGTCCACCACACGCACGCTCCCAAACCCTGTGGGTGACGTGGCTGTGATGGACGCGTTCGCGACAGTGAAGACTGTCGCGTTGGGCCCACCAGCGCGGAAATCGTGCACGAACACGTGCAGCCTAGCGACCTTTTCGATGCCTAGATTTCTTGCGTTTGCATAATTTGGTGTGGAAATTAATAGGGAGAAAATGATCAACAATAAAGTTCTAGTTATTTTCACCATATTGCAAGgttttttttgcttattgAGTAATGTATAACTTTTTTGGATTGATTAGTATTTATAGGGAGAGATTTTGAAAGAGTTACTACTTTATAGGATTAGGTAAGTCggttaattttatataacGAATTTATTAAAGTAACTTCTAGTATTTGCAAGCGCGTGATAATGCAAATTAGtagaaataatcaaaatttgaccGTCTCAGCACAAACATTGATTTGTTATTAAATTGCCATATGtatgtaaaaaaatgtttattttaatacacatGTGGCTTACGGtggattaattttaatgaaatagaaACAGTATATTCTCTGGTATTTTCCCCATCCTCAAGAGAGTTGGAAATTAAAGtgaactttttttcttttctactgtgaaatgtataatttttatgatatatgAAATGATTATAAGGATTCAAATCTTATATGATTATCATCAGATTCTGGATAGATGATCAGCACTAGAGaccataaaattatattcatatcCAATCgacttatttaataaataaagggttcattatatttatatccaCTTGAGTTGTTTAATGAATAAAGAATTTTAGGTAACGTTTCTCCATATCTGTTGCTTGTCGTCGGTGTTCTTGCAAATAATAAGCTTCTACGCCATCACAAAATACTGTCACttttataatcaattaataatattattaactaGTTTTTACCACCTCAagaataatactagtattattaacTAGAAGTACTAAGCAGTATTACCATATCAAACCTAACAACtcaattcttaattaattaaactaggTCTATCCACCTCGCTTCAATTTCGCACGACGCCGCCGAGCAggtgaatttgtttttgaattctagtcaaacaaaatttattggTTGCTTTAAAAAGATTTTCCTTTAGTCTTGaaagcattaaaaatattttcctttttaacatTTAAGATTTGTACGGGTTCACTACAAAAAGAACTTATCTTATAATAGTAAGACAAAATTAGAGACACGATTACTtgtgataaattttgaaaaatagccAAAATTGAGGGTGCAAAGAAAATCACCCTTTAGTTGGTGACATAATTGTTCACTACACATTAATCTTCCATTTTTCTAGgaagtttccattttaagtccCTTAATTTTAGTTGATACACCAAGATTGAAGACCTTTTTTAAAGTGTATATGGTgtatttagaaacacaaattagGTTCTTAATTGACCAATTAATATCGTTCTCGAACATTCTTTTTTTAGTGATCAACCTGAAGTTGGTTGCAATAAGAATGTCTAACTCCCTAGTTGAATTCAAGTTTACTGTTAATGGCTTGAATAGTAGCCCTAAAACTTTGTCCCTCTAATATCAAATGTCTAACTCCCTAAGAACTCAGGATCATAGCCCTCATACAAAATCTCAGCTCGATCTCGAATTCTATTGATTAAGATGTTATCCGTTCTTATTACTAACTTAGTTATTTGGTTGTTCAATTAATCTAGCTATGTCTACAATAATTCAAGaggtaattaataaattaaattcttaaaaGTCCGAGAACAAACAAGTTGCAAGAGCAAGACATTGACAATTAAAGACTAAGTTAAACTCAAACAATGACATCGTCACCAAGAATCCCACAGTAAGGGTTTTGCTACTCATAGTGTTCAAAGATCTAAATGAAGACATggttgaaaacagaaaatattgaaataactATGCTAGATACTCCCTAGAGTGAGTTGACCGGAATGGATGTCCGTCTTTGAGCTCGGATCAGTCTCTTGCCTTATTTATCTCCTCTTAAAGTTCTAGGTTGAAAATGGGTGTGAATGGGGACTTAAAGTCTTCCTCAATTTGTGCCCTGCCTTGGGATCCATTTATACTTCAgctaaaaaaaaggaaagaaatttGTAACGGTTGCTCTCACTCGGTTTTGGTAGAATCTCGAATGAAACTCACTTGGTCCGAGTAAGGCTTCTGTAAAGGTGAAATAAGTTCCACTAGAGCCGAGTGGTGTTTGGTGTGAAATCCACTTTGACCGAGTGGACTCTCTGTATTGGCATCGGTCATTCCACTCTGACCGAGTGGGAATTAATGACTTTCACTCGGGTCGAGTGGAAGTCTTTGGATGAATTGTGCAG harbors:
- the LOC125185358 gene encoding dirigent protein 22-like — its product is MVKITRTLLLIIFSLLISTPNYANARNLGIEKVARLHVFVHDFRAGGPNATVFTVANASITATSPTGFGSVRVVDDLVTVGADINSAAVGRVQGLTVSADLMVNAVAVNLNFVFASGKYNGSTVSVAGRNEVLLPARELPVIGGTGVFRLARGYATTSTYSFDVAKNYAVLEYKIYVVYSDVRF